A single window of Halococcus saccharolyticus DSM 5350 DNA harbors:
- a CDS encoding heavy metal translocating P-type ATPase: MSSCTLCELSVEDPITSTEVDGEFCCRGCLEVARLVDDGEDVDLSIAAVRDRVAAEDSRPEVPDGAETAYLSIDGMHCQTCEGFIELLAEEEAGVHEARASYATEMVQVVYDPDRIDRDAIATALSRLGYQAHGPDEENDSLRSRVEFGKYRAVLAAILMMPVLVLYVLFIYPVYLGIYPESFLYGTTVEAMVFGPLAVWSTLILVGLGYPIFRGAYVSLRVGRPNMDVLIAIAVLAAYGYSMVTYLTGGRDPYFDVAVMVLAIVTIGNHLESRVKRAALGNRADLTDSRVDEARRLDDDSDATKTIEIADCEPGDRLLVKPGERIPVDGTIVDGTAAIDEALVTGESVPQRKSVGDEVLGGSILTDSAIVVEVGPDATSTMDRLVELLWNVKSSSTGVQRLVNRFAVLFVPFVLVLAGLTAAGWFVLGNDPNTAVMAGVSVLVVSCPCSLGIATPLALAAATRDATDNRMLVLNETVLERVDDSSVVVFDKTGTLTTGKMELADVVGDDPDEVLAMAAAVERRSSHPIAAAIDDAAPPTTRSVSSFERADRTVSALVDGTRVVVGHPDVFDTDEWTNSTTIEAAVTDAYESGTHPTAVAWGGVVRGVVTVQDTPRENWETVVSELADAGREIVVLTGDDERMTGTFANHPAVDHVFAGVRPESKEAIVQGLRERGTTTMIGDGTNDAPALASADLGIAVSSGTELAIEAADAVVLDDRLDAVPELFELASNTRGRIKQNLVWAAGYNAIALPLAMAGIITPLIAAVMMAISSLIVVFNSKRRLLPTNERQPVETDPDDRDDRIGTPTHSD; this comes from the coding sequence ATGTCCAGTTGTACCCTCTGTGAACTCTCCGTCGAGGACCCGATCACGAGTACGGAGGTTGACGGCGAGTTCTGCTGTCGGGGCTGTCTGGAGGTCGCACGGCTCGTCGACGACGGCGAGGACGTCGACCTCTCGATCGCGGCCGTCCGCGACCGCGTCGCGGCCGAGGACTCCCGACCAGAGGTTCCCGACGGTGCCGAGACCGCCTACCTCTCGATCGACGGGATGCACTGTCAGACCTGCGAGGGGTTCATCGAGCTGCTCGCCGAGGAGGAAGCGGGCGTCCACGAAGCCAGAGCGAGCTATGCGACCGAGATGGTCCAGGTGGTGTACGATCCCGACCGGATCGACCGCGACGCGATCGCCACGGCTCTGAGCCGTCTCGGATACCAGGCCCACGGCCCCGACGAGGAGAACGACTCGCTGCGCTCGCGCGTCGAGTTCGGCAAGTACCGCGCCGTTCTCGCGGCCATTCTGATGATGCCGGTGTTGGTGCTCTACGTGCTGTTCATCTACCCCGTGTATCTCGGCATCTATCCCGAGAGCTTCCTCTACGGAACCACCGTCGAGGCGATGGTGTTCGGTCCGCTCGCGGTCTGGAGCACGTTGATCCTCGTCGGACTCGGCTACCCGATCTTCCGCGGGGCCTACGTCAGCCTCCGTGTCGGCCGTCCGAACATGGACGTGCTGATCGCCATCGCGGTGCTTGCGGCCTACGGCTACTCGATGGTCACCTATCTCACGGGCGGGCGCGACCCGTACTTCGACGTCGCAGTGATGGTGCTCGCGATCGTCACCATCGGCAACCACCTCGAATCCCGTGTCAAACGCGCCGCACTCGGCAACCGCGCCGACCTCACCGATTCGCGCGTCGACGAGGCCCGCCGACTCGACGACGACAGCGACGCCACCAAAACCATCGAGATCGCCGACTGTGAGCCCGGCGACCGCCTGCTGGTCAAGCCCGGCGAGCGCATCCCGGTCGACGGCACCATCGTCGACGGGACCGCCGCGATCGACGAGGCGCTCGTCACCGGCGAGTCCGTCCCTCAGCGCAAATCCGTGGGCGACGAGGTGCTCGGCGGCTCGATCCTCACCGACAGTGCAATCGTGGTCGAAGTCGGCCCCGACGCCACCAGCACGATGGATCGCCTCGTCGAACTCCTCTGGAACGTCAAGAGTTCGTCGACGGGCGTCCAGCGCCTCGTCAACCGGTTTGCGGTGCTGTTCGTTCCTTTCGTGCTCGTGCTCGCCGGACTGACCGCCGCCGGCTGGTTCGTGCTCGGCAACGACCCGAACACGGCCGTGATGGCTGGCGTCTCGGTGCTGGTGGTCTCGTGTCCGTGCTCGCTCGGGATCGCCACCCCGCTCGCGCTCGCGGCGGCCACCCGCGACGCCACCGACAACCGGATGCTCGTGCTCAACGAGACGGTGCTCGAACGGGTCGACGACTCCTCGGTGGTGGTGTTCGACAAGACCGGGACGCTCACGACAGGGAAAATGGAACTCGCGGACGTCGTCGGCGACGATCCCGACGAGGTGCTCGCGATGGCGGCCGCCGTCGAGCGCCGGTCGAGCCACCCGATCGCCGCCGCGATCGACGACGCTGCCCCACCGACAACCCGTTCGGTGTCGAGCTTCGAGCGCGCCGACCGCACCGTGTCGGCGCTCGTCGACGGCACCCGCGTGGTGGTCGGCCATCCCGACGTCTTCGACACCGACGAGTGGACGAATTCTACTACGATCGAGGCGGCCGTCACGGACGCCTACGAGTCGGGCACCCATCCCACGGCGGTCGCGTGGGGGGGTGTCGTCCGCGGGGTCGTCACAGTTCAGGATACGCCTCGGGAGAACTGGGAGACGGTGGTTTCGGAACTCGCGGACGCGGGCCGGGAAATCGTCGTCCTGACCGGTGACGACGAGCGGATGACCGGGACGTTCGCGAACCATCCAGCGGTCGATCACGTGTTCGCGGGCGTGCGCCCCGAGTCGAAGGAGGCGATCGTCCAGGGCCTCCGCGAGCGCGGGACGACGACGATGATCGGCGACGGGACGAACGACGCGCCCGCACTCGCCAGCGCGGACCTCGGGATCGCGGTGTCGAGCGGCACCGAACTCGCGATCGAGGCGGCCGACGCGGTCGTGCTCGACGACCGCCTCGACGCCGTCCCCGAACTGTTCGAGCTAGCGAGTAACACTCGCGGACGGATCAAGCAGAACCTCGTCTGGGCGGCGGGCTACAACGCCATCGCGCTCCCGCTCGCGATGGCCGGTATCATCACACCGCTGATCGCCGCCGTCATGATGGCGATCAGCAGTCTCATCGTCGTTTTCAACTCGAAGCGCCGACTCCTCCCGACGAACGAGCGGCAACCGGTCGAAACCGACCCTGACGACCGCGACGATCGGATCGGCACCCCGACACACTCCGACTGA
- a CDS encoding sulfite exporter TauE/SafE family protein: MQPLPVTSLLPTQIGGLGVTAGYGLAVFFLIGLFGGAHCIGMCGPLVATYVERMESDDRWSGALTLYEVRQHTLFNLGRTVSYALIGTVFGAAGALLYGTIGLAGILGPFQGAVGVLTGAAILVMGLTRLAGYRQGAVEGVIAGTGIGSVFARSYTAISTRIDRWVNGVGILGLGALHGLLPCMLLYPAFLYAFAQGSPLYGLLSLGALGIGTVPSVFLYGTVIGSVSARQRQVVHYGLGVLFIGLGYVLLAMGFMRFGVMLPLPDIPYYQPLAGSGTMA; the protein is encoded by the coding sequence ATGCAGCCCTTGCCGGTCACGAGCCTGCTCCCGACACAAATCGGTGGGCTCGGCGTCACGGCCGGCTACGGCCTCGCGGTGTTCTTCCTCATCGGGCTGTTCGGCGGCGCACACTGTATCGGGATGTGCGGGCCGCTCGTCGCGACCTACGTCGAGCGCATGGAGTCAGACGACCGGTGGTCGGGCGCGCTCACCCTCTACGAAGTGCGCCAGCACACGCTGTTCAACCTCGGTCGGACGGTGAGCTACGCGCTCATCGGAACCGTTTTCGGCGCTGCCGGTGCGCTGCTGTACGGGACGATCGGTCTCGCCGGAATCCTCGGCCCGTTTCAGGGCGCTGTCGGTGTACTCACGGGCGCAGCGATCCTCGTGATGGGACTCACCCGGCTGGCGGGCTACCGCCAGGGGGCCGTCGAAGGCGTCATCGCCGGCACCGGCATCGGGTCGGTGTTCGCACGGAGCTACACGGCGATCTCGACACGGATCGATCGCTGGGTCAACGGCGTCGGCATCCTCGGCCTCGGCGCGCTACATGGACTCCTGCCGTGCATGCTGCTCTATCCGGCCTTCCTGTACGCGTTCGCGCAGGGATCGCCTCTCTACGGCCTCCTCTCGCTCGGCGCGCTCGGGATCGGCACCGTGCCGAGCGTGTTCCTCTACGGAACGGTGATCGGGTCGGTGAGCGCCCGCCAGCGGCAGGTCGTCCACTACGGGCTGGGCGTGTTGTTCATTGGGCTCGGGTACGTACTGCTGGCGATGGGATTCATGCGCTTTGGCGTCATGCTCCCGCTGCCCGATATCCCGTACTACCAACCGCTCGCCGGATCAGGGACGATGGCCTGA
- a CDS encoding NAD(P)/FAD-dependent oxidoreductase, with the protein MEPSTVAVVGAGAIGVTATAELATRGADVTLYERGSLAAGSSGRAAGVCYDAFADRTDARIATRSLERFRELPSVFTELPYVWLARSGDEKRATAIRTQSRRMHELGLDVSLVAPDDLYDRFPGLVTDDVAVAAIAHGAGYAETENYVEVMAERARKNGAAIRTETPVEIATDPLQVPAADEKRSFDAVLVAGGAHSKHILDTAGVSIPLKPYRVQALVTDPIPTSETVPMCFDATGNYYFRPHTGGLLVGDGTERVESDPEHWQRDADEEFVQQTRERIAERIRPDEIGVRKAWAGLCTATPDGDPLVGELRSGLFVATGFHGHGFMRAPALGERITDEILGGDGVRRFDPTRFDGTETFEIVAGMDIE; encoded by the coding sequence ATGGAACCCTCAACGGTCGCCGTCGTCGGGGCCGGAGCGATCGGTGTGACTGCCACTGCGGAACTCGCCACACGAGGGGCGGACGTGACGTTGTACGAACGGGGATCGCTCGCGGCCGGAAGTAGTGGACGGGCCGCAGGCGTTTGCTACGACGCGTTCGCCGATCGAACCGACGCGAGAATCGCCACCCGCTCGCTGGAACGGTTTCGGGAGCTTCCGAGCGTGTTTACCGAGTTACCCTACGTCTGGCTGGCTCGGTCCGGTGACGAAAAGCGGGCAACCGCGATCCGAACGCAATCGAGACGGATGCACGAGTTGGGGCTCGACGTCTCGCTCGTCGCTCCGGACGACCTCTACGACAGGTTTCCGGGATTGGTTACCGACGACGTCGCCGTGGCGGCGATCGCACACGGGGCTGGCTACGCCGAAACCGAGAACTACGTCGAAGTGATGGCGGAACGCGCCAGGAAAAACGGTGCAGCGATTCGGACCGAAACACCGGTCGAGATCGCCACCGATCCGCTACAAGTCCCTGCGGCGGACGAGAAGCGATCGTTCGATGCAGTACTGGTCGCCGGTGGAGCCCATTCGAAACACATACTCGACACCGCTGGCGTCTCGATCCCGCTGAAGCCGTATCGAGTTCAGGCGCTCGTGACGGACCCCATTCCGACCAGCGAGACCGTGCCGATGTGCTTCGACGCCACCGGTAACTACTATTTCCGGCCGCACACGGGCGGTCTCCTCGTTGGCGACGGGACGGAACGAGTCGAGAGCGATCCCGAACACTGGCAGCGCGACGCCGACGAGGAGTTCGTCCAGCAGACACGCGAACGGATCGCTGAGCGGATCCGACCGGACGAGATCGGCGTTCGCAAGGCGTGGGCAGGACTCTGTACTGCGACCCCGGACGGCGATCCGCTGGTTGGCGAACTCCGATCGGGACTGTTCGTCGCAACGGGGTTCCACGGGCACGGATTCATGCGTGCCCCGGCACTCGGTGAGCGAATCACGGACGAGATACTCGGCGGTGACGGTGTTCGGCGGTTCGATCCGACACGGTTCGATGGCACTGAGACGTTCGAAATCGTCGCCGGGATGGATATCGAATGA
- a CDS encoding M14 family metallopeptidase, translating to MTQPDIDDDGSVEQNKKETRYTYQEATALGEDAFEDSSVDRRTFLRVAAVTGAALALPSTAAGQETVEADVTDDSMTDLAAFVVNSTPAEYEAALAIEFADSGSLEEFYDEYGEPDWNIDDDNRAPKVVTRDAPSPSAHAHITAQELEFAFDGIGGIEHVDFSPGANPFWKLDEPYSDGVFPDVEDARDWISHPEAGQALDHLAAEYPDRVRVHRIGQGPGWQNFYTGEEPDPQDIYVAELTNDIQDEASFQEKDKAVFIVGIHGNERAGVEAGSRIVEEAAKGEAEEFTSLLDDIVIVWVYINPDGWTVRKPQFGPNPYASFFGSPHYGHYRGNASEVDTNRQYPTIGWANPAFWPADHGNAPDVRPGYDVGYDDVVPDALATVGHLREYDNIEYLCDYHMMGFADTMVLNLESNAAYEHDGTHNLDEVNRRIDAAMTDQWGSPEAIAADTIRAGKDTIFGDPDNYVPDELLDYGSIYDSLGYNITGGLLGWAGQPEEFGGLGAVTVAPELAMRAWVNWRPYIERHLATAYRLSMREFAEMCAANTDATVATGDQDTAYVTTSELTRKSADLSHTDESPGKGNGRGQGRATEVQTRHETVQPGPSGRTDVSSQRQTHSLAVELHDNGVEEGVVKLVNPGGQVVRTIDLAETDDQSFYVPGPADGDWSVEFDGDGEVGADFVTIESEEEHPDPEEAFGYSQEEYVVNPMQFFADLAPNLESGSMEGLRVHDVRIGRLMRGNSGKRHFDKLVVSHDVGRNDDEYIAEIEEFVEAGGDLVLTDTGLYLLDELDVGDAEAISAADIQTVEVGIANLIDRNFDQYLLDDIRPLQREMWKSPQVGYVPNTNDQPATIIDDEAFTAAGGDIAGRMRGVEGSGQSEEGVAAGSLQAGAAEINLLGSVLPPANQRELHPFGMADYAVSFMGHTMICNALGFQQRRFYEGDLVGTWGEVR from the coding sequence ATGACACAACCAGATATAGACGATGACGGTTCGGTAGAGCAAAACAAGAAAGAAACACGGTACACCTATCAAGAAGCCACAGCACTGGGCGAGGACGCGTTTGAGGATAGTTCGGTCGATCGACGGACGTTCCTCCGAGTTGCAGCGGTAACCGGAGCTGCACTTGCCCTCCCGAGCACGGCCGCTGGCCAAGAGACGGTCGAAGCGGACGTCACCGACGACTCGATGACGGATCTGGCGGCGTTCGTCGTCAACTCGACACCCGCGGAATACGAGGCCGCGCTTGCGATCGAGTTCGCAGATAGCGGGTCACTAGAGGAGTTTTACGACGAGTACGGCGAACCTGATTGGAATATCGACGATGACAACCGTGCGCCGAAAGTGGTGACACGTGACGCTCCCAGCCCGTCTGCACACGCACACATCACGGCACAGGAACTCGAATTCGCGTTCGATGGAATCGGCGGCATCGAACACGTCGATTTCTCACCGGGTGCCAACCCGTTCTGGAAGCTGGACGAGCCGTATTCGGACGGTGTCTTTCCCGATGTCGAGGACGCACGTGACTGGATCTCACATCCAGAAGCGGGCCAGGCACTCGACCACCTCGCAGCGGAGTATCCCGACAGGGTCCGCGTCCACCGGATCGGCCAAGGACCGGGGTGGCAGAACTTCTACACGGGCGAAGAGCCCGACCCACAGGACATCTACGTCGCAGAACTAACCAACGACATCCAGGACGAGGCGTCGTTCCAAGAGAAGGACAAGGCCGTCTTCATCGTCGGTATCCATGGCAACGAGCGTGCCGGCGTCGAAGCCGGAAGTCGAATCGTCGAGGAAGCCGCCAAGGGCGAGGCTGAGGAGTTCACCAGTCTCCTCGACGATATCGTTATCGTCTGGGTCTACATCAACCCAGACGGCTGGACCGTCCGCAAGCCACAGTTCGGACCGAACCCGTACGCTAGCTTCTTCGGCTCACCCCACTATGGCCACTACCGGGGGAACGCATCGGAAGTCGACACTAACCGCCAATACCCGACGATCGGATGGGCGAATCCCGCGTTCTGGCCAGCCGATCACGGAAATGCTCCCGACGTACGCCCCGGCTACGACGTGGGATACGACGACGTCGTCCCGGACGCTCTAGCGACCGTCGGTCATCTCCGTGAATACGACAATATCGAGTATCTCTGTGATTACCACATGATGGGGTTCGCGGACACGATGGTGCTAAACCTCGAGTCCAACGCCGCGTACGAGCATGACGGTACCCACAACCTCGACGAGGTGAACAGGCGCATCGACGCGGCGATGACCGACCAGTGGGGGAGTCCAGAGGCGATCGCTGCCGACACCATCCGTGCAGGGAAGGACACCATCTTCGGCGACCCGGACAACTACGTTCCGGACGAACTGCTCGACTACGGGTCGATCTACGACTCGCTGGGCTACAACATCACCGGTGGACTGCTCGGCTGGGCGGGCCAGCCGGAAGAGTTCGGTGGCCTCGGTGCCGTCACGGTCGCCCCCGAATTGGCGATGCGGGCTTGGGTAAACTGGCGTCCGTACATCGAGCGCCACTTGGCGACGGCCTATCGACTTTCGATGCGCGAGTTCGCTGAGATGTGCGCAGCGAACACGGACGCGACGGTCGCGACGGGTGACCAGGACACCGCCTACGTGACGACCTCGGAGCTCACCCGAAAGTCGGCCGACCTATCACACACCGACGAGAGCCCCGGCAAGGGCAACGGCCGAGGGCAGGGCCGAGCGACGGAGGTCCAGACCCGACACGAGACGGTGCAACCGGGCCCGTCGGGGCGGACAGATGTCTCCTCGCAGAGGCAGACACATTCCCTCGCCGTGGAACTCCACGACAATGGGGTTGAGGAGGGGGTCGTGAAACTGGTCAATCCAGGTGGGCAGGTCGTTCGGACTATCGACCTCGCCGAGACGGACGATCAGAGCTTCTACGTCCCGGGACCGGCAGACGGCGACTGGTCGGTCGAGTTCGATGGTGACGGAGAAGTTGGGGCCGACTTCGTTACCATCGAAAGCGAGGAGGAACACCCCGACCCAGAGGAGGCCTTCGGGTACTCTCAGGAGGAGTACGTTGTCAATCCGATGCAGTTCTTCGCCGATCTCGCACCAAATCTGGAATCCGGGAGCATGGAGGGATTGCGGGTCCACGATGTCCGGATCGGCCGCCTGATGCGCGGCAACTCCGGCAAGCGTCACTTCGACAAACTCGTCGTCTCCCATGATGTCGGTCGTAACGACGACGAGTACATCGCGGAGATCGAGGAGTTCGTCGAGGCAGGTGGTGACCTCGTGTTGACGGACACGGGTTTGTATCTCCTCGACGAGCTCGACGTGGGCGACGCCGAAGCAATCTCTGCAGCGGACATCCAGACCGTCGAAGTCGGGATTGCTAATCTGATCGATCGGAACTTCGACCAATACCTCCTCGATGACATCAGACCGCTCCAGCGCGAGATGTGGAAGAGCCCGCAGGTCGGGTATGTTCCCAATACGAACGACCAACCAGCGACGATTATTGACGACGAAGCCTTCACGGCTGCCGGCGGGGATATCGCCGGGCGGATGCGAGGTGTCGAGGGATCGGGACAGAGTGAGGAGGGCGTTGCAGCCGGGTCACTCCAGGCTGGTGCTGCGGAAATCAACCTCCTCGGCTCGGTCCTCCCACCGGCGAACCAGCGTGAGCTACACCCGTTCGGGATGGCCGACTACGCCGTTTCCTTCATGGGCCACACGATGATCTGCAACGCGCTCGGATTCCAGCAGCGCCGGTTCTACGAGGGTGACCTCGTCGGCACGTGGGGCGAGGTCCGGTAG
- a CDS encoding DUF106 domain-containing protein codes for MAGVGAVGLALGYRLPVIRDSVGPLVDAPLAPLEAILPFYLVVLVLAAGTGLVSIGIQSRMMDYERMGERQERMSAISERLKDAKERGDEDAVERM; via the coding sequence ATGGCAGGAGTTGGCGCAGTTGGTCTCGCTCTCGGCTATCGGCTTCCCGTCATCCGTGACTCAGTCGGGCCGCTGGTCGATGCCCCCCTCGCGCCACTGGAGGCAATACTACCGTTCTATCTCGTGGTGTTGGTACTGGCAGCAGGGACGGGCCTCGTTTCGATCGGCATCCAGTCGCGGATGATGGACTACGAACGGATGGGCGAGCGCCAAGAGCGGATGAGTGCCATCAGCGAGCGACTGAAAGACGCCAAAGAGCGTGGTGACGAGGACGCTGTCGAACGAATGTAG
- a CDS encoding FAD-binding protein: MTTESDHHSAYGVVIVGGGVAGLSAGTFTARHGLNTLIIDAGESLLRRNAHLENYPGFPAGINARLLLEMMQEQADNGGCDRQQTEVTVVETTSEGFAVETAGGDRYHTEYVIAATKNTTDYLAGIEDIGIIDRGKTYVDTDERGRTGVEGLYAAGRLAEKPHQAIVNAGHGAEVAVTLLEDDDRPFYHDWVAPDGYFTDRGRDLPPGCEEIDDRERRRREDESRETIREYVAEPHPDEQRTHPSLREE, encoded by the coding sequence ATGACAACTGAATCGGACCACCACAGCGCGTACGGCGTCGTCATCGTCGGTGGAGGTGTGGCCGGTCTATCGGCGGGAACCTTCACCGCTCGACACGGCCTCAATACACTCATTATCGACGCCGGCGAGTCACTCCTCCGACGAAACGCTCACCTCGAAAACTATCCAGGCTTTCCCGCCGGCATCAACGCCCGCCTCCTGCTGGAGATGATGCAGGAGCAGGCCGACAACGGCGGTTGTGACCGCCAACAGACGGAAGTGACAGTCGTCGAGACGACGTCCGAGGGGTTCGCCGTCGAAACAGCCGGCGGGGATCGCTATCACACCGAGTACGTGATCGCCGCGACGAAGAACACCACCGATTACCTCGCGGGTATCGAGGACATCGGAATCATCGATCGCGGGAAGACGTACGTCGATACGGACGAACGAGGCCGAACCGGCGTAGAGGGGCTGTACGCCGCCGGACGACTCGCCGAGAAACCCCATCAAGCGATCGTGAACGCCGGCCACGGTGCCGAGGTTGCCGTCACGCTACTGGAGGACGACGATCGGCCGTTCTACCACGACTGGGTCGCCCCGGACGGCTACTTCACCGACCGCGGGCGGGACCTGCCGCCCGGCTGTGAAGAGATCGACGATCGAGAGCGCCGACGACGGGAGGACGAATCGCGAGAGACGATACGAGAGTACGTCGCCGAACCCCATCCGGACGAGCAACGCACACACCCGAGCCTACGAGAAGAGTAG
- a CDS encoding FAD-dependent oxidoreductase encodes MTTLPEETPANDSSSPVDHDVAVAGGGAAGLAAAVFTARYGLDTVVFDGGKAAITQCAHIENYLGFPGGIAPDRFLELGRAHATHEGATMVDERVTAVDRHDASGFVVETTDQPVVADRVVIAAAYDAEVLDRLAEELPSPDPFAPTEGGRTNVDGLYVAGWMSDETVHQVGVNAGHGARAGLALARDDMSERYWPAVGDRYVDWVVHDGRYGGDGWDEHVDEWFDDEMLPEEHDLDKTTVDAARTDLKTEFLGRCIDTEERRRRDRDGQRQLLTHLDDDLIREHAETLDQRP; translated from the coding sequence ATGACCACGCTTCCGGAGGAAACGCCGGCGAACGATTCGTCCTCTCCAGTCGATCACGACGTTGCCGTCGCTGGGGGTGGTGCTGCGGGCCTGGCCGCAGCGGTGTTCACTGCTCGGTATGGACTCGACACCGTCGTCTTTGACGGCGGGAAAGCCGCGATCACCCAGTGCGCTCACATCGAGAACTATCTCGGATTCCCGGGCGGAATCGCTCCCGACCGCTTCCTCGAACTCGGGCGGGCACACGCCACTCACGAGGGAGCCACGATGGTCGACGAGCGCGTTACGGCAGTCGATCGCCACGACGCGTCCGGCTTCGTCGTCGAGACGACCGACCAACCAGTCGTCGCTGACCGGGTCGTCATCGCGGCCGCCTACGACGCCGAAGTCCTCGATCGGCTCGCAGAGGAACTCCCGAGTCCCGATCCGTTCGCGCCCACCGAGGGAGGGCGAACGAACGTCGACGGACTGTATGTTGCGGGCTGGATGAGCGACGAGACAGTCCACCAGGTCGGCGTCAACGCCGGCCATGGAGCCCGGGCTGGTCTCGCACTCGCCCGCGACGACATGAGCGAGCGCTACTGGCCGGCGGTCGGTGACCGCTACGTCGACTGGGTCGTCCATGATGGACGCTACGGCGGCGACGGCTGGGACGAGCACGTCGACGAGTGGTTCGACGACGAGATGCTTCCCGAGGAGCACGACCTCGACAAGACGACGGTCGACGCTGCTCGCACCGATCTCAAAACGGAGTTTCTGGGTCGGTGTATCGACACCGAGGAACGCCGTCGACGCGACCGGGACGGACAACGGCAGTTACTAACCCACCTCGACGACGATCTCATCCGTGAGCACGCAGAAACCCTCGATCAACGACCATGA
- a CDS encoding ABC transporter substrate-binding protein: MEDESAVREGQTRRDCVKYGGAVIAGGLLAGCTGGSGSGTGANGSTGSDSSNTTTSGGETAGSSDSESENATSGGGESSYSVTMAPMGDVAFESVPERWACYKEGYGEMGIALGMGDGLAGIDRPSEGLAVLKELYYDELPGFSLDTDSMANIRANGESIDKEIFYEVDADLHLMDPNLPAIYFDWKEGDVEEIGENVAPFFGNFIRRKRDESWGEPYEFYTLYEAFEKVAKVFKREERYEAFAALHEEFRKKVRSRLPPERERPKIGLLNGGSDPSKGKFYAIDPTAKGYEMKHYRDVGVRNAFAGVDTGENGMIDYETLLEVDPKQIFIHWGVLNSDEEFRNQYFEPMKQDSVGQQLTAVQNDRVFKGGTGEQGPITNLFQTELLAQQQYSEAFPTDEKLFDRQRVADIVKGNQ; encoded by the coding sequence ATGGAAGACGAGTCCGCGGTGCGTGAGGGACAGACGCGGCGCGACTGCGTGAAGTACGGCGGCGCAGTCATCGCCGGCGGCCTGCTCGCAGGATGTACCGGCGGGAGTGGTTCCGGTACGGGCGCAAACGGTTCGACTGGCTCCGACAGTAGCAATACGACCACCAGCGGAGGAGAAACGGCTGGCTCGTCCGACTCTGAGAGCGAAAACGCGACGAGCGGCGGCGGAGAAAGCTCGTACTCGGTGACGATGGCCCCGATGGGTGACGTCGCATTCGAGTCGGTGCCCGAGCGGTGGGCCTGTTACAAGGAGGGCTATGGAGAGATGGGTATCGCACTCGGGATGGGCGACGGACTCGCCGGTATCGATCGCCCTTCGGAGGGACTGGCGGTGCTGAAGGAACTGTACTACGACGAACTGCCGGGGTTTTCGCTCGACACCGACTCGATGGCGAACATCCGGGCGAACGGCGAGAGCATCGACAAGGAGATCTTCTACGAGGTCGATGCGGACCTCCATCTGATGGACCCGAACCTCCCGGCCATCTACTTCGACTGGAAAGAAGGGGATGTCGAAGAGATCGGAGAGAACGTCGCGCCCTTCTTCGGGAATTTTATTCGCCGCAAGCGCGACGAATCGTGGGGCGAACCCTACGAGTTCTACACGCTGTACGAGGCCTTCGAGAAGGTGGCGAAGGTGTTCAAGCGCGAGGAACGCTACGAGGCGTTCGCCGCGCTCCACGAGGAGTTTCGGAAGAAGGTCCGTTCCCGACTCCCGCCGGAAAGAGAGCGCCCGAAGATCGGATTGCTCAACGGTGGGTCCGATCCCTCGAAGGGGAAATTTTACGCCATCGACCCCACCGCGAAGGGCTACGAGATGAAACACTACCGCGACGTCGGTGTTCGGAACGCGTTCGCGGGCGTGGACACCGGTGAGAACGGGATGATCGACTACGAGACACTGCTGGAGGTCGACCCGAAGCAGATATTCATTCACTGGGGTGTGCTCAACTCCGACGAGGAGTTTCGAAACCAGTACTTCGAACCCATGAAACAGGATTCAGTCGGCCAACAGCTGACGGCCGTACAAAACGATCGGGTGTTCAAAGGCGGTACCGGCGAGCAGGGGCCGATCACGAACCTGTTCCAGACCGAGTTGCTCGCTCAACAGCAGTATTCCGAGGCGTTCCCGACCGACGAGAAGCTGTTCGACCGGCAGCGCGTCGCGGACATCGTCAAAGGTAACCAGTAA